From Cyclopterus lumpus isolate fCycLum1 chromosome 4, fCycLum1.pri, whole genome shotgun sequence, a single genomic window includes:
- the rad54l gene encoding DNA repair and recombination protein RAD54-like encodes MRRSLAPSQVAKRKQPGDSCEDEDWTQTTEKRRKGCEERRESHISPFRKPLTPLNKPPQCMDGDKHEAFIRSILSKPFKIPIPNYTGSLGIRALGLKRAGVRKALHDPFTEDALVLYEPPTLSAHDLIKAEKDKLPVHVVVDPVLGKVLRPHQREGVKFLWECVTGRRISDSYGCIMADEMGLGKTLQCIALMWTLLRQSPDVKPEIDKVIVVSPSSLVRNWYNEVGKWLGGRVSPVAIDGGSKDEIDRQLVNFISQHGLRIPTPILIISYETFRLHAGVLHKGKVGLVICDEGHRLKNSDNQTYQALNAMSAKRRVLISGTPIQNDLLEYFSLVHFVNAGILGTAQEFKKRFELPILKGRDADASGKDRETGEGKLKELISIVNRCLIRRTSDILSKYLPVKIEQVVCCRLTPLQSELYKHFLRQAKPIETLQEGKINVSSLSSITSLKKLCNHPALIYEKCVERAEGFEGALDLFPPGYCTKAVEPQLSGKMLVLDYILAMTRTTSSDKVVLVSNYTQTLDLFEKLCRSRRYLYVRLDGTMSIKKRAKIVERFNSPSNPEFIFMLSSKAGGCGLNLIGANRLVMFDPDWNPANDEQAMARVWRDGQKKTCYIYRLLSTGTIEEKILQRQAHKKALSSCVVDEEQDVERHFSLGELRELFTLNEETTSDTHDRFRCRRCVNGREVRPPPDDSDCTSNLSQWNHCFDKKGLRDQVLKASWDAAVSFVFHQRSHEDQKGVV; translated from the exons ATG AGAAGGAGTCTTGCACCCAGTCAGGTGGCCAAACGGAAGCAACCAGGGGATTCCTGTGAGGATGAGGACTGGACACAGACAACC gagaaaagaagaaaaggttgTGAGGAGAGGCGAGAGAGCCACATTTCTCCCTTCAGAAAGCCTCTGACACCGCTGAACAAGCCACCCCAGTGTATGGATGGGGACAAACAT GAGGCGTTTATTCGCAGTATCCTCTCCAAGCCATTTAAAATCCCCATTCCTAATTACACAG GCTCACTGGGAATCAGGGCACTCGGCCTGAAGCGTGCAGGTGTGAGGAAAGCACTTCACGATCCCTTCACAGAAGACGCTCTGGTCCTTTACGAGCCCCCAACTCTGAGCGCTCACGACCTGATCAAAGCTGAAAA AGATAAACTTCCAGTCCATGTCGTTGTGGATCCAGTTTTAGGAAAAGTGCTCAGACCCCATCAGAGAGAG GGGGTGAAGTTCCTGTGGGAGTGCGTGACGGGAAGACGCATCTCCGATTCGTACGGCTGCATCATGGCCGATGAGATGGGCCTGGGGAAGACCTTACAGTGCATCGCCCTCATGTGGACCCTGTTGCGCCAAAGCCCCGACGTTAAGCCGGAGATAGACAAGGTCATTGTGGTATCCCCTTCCAGTCTGGTTCGCAACTGGTACAATGAAGTAGGAAAGTGGCTGGGAGGACGCGTGTCACCGGTGGCCATTGACGGAGGTTCAAAGGATGAGATCGACAGACAACTAG TGAACTTCATCTCTCAGCACGGTTTGAGAATACCAACCCCGATCCTGATCATTTCATATGAGACATTTCGACTGCACGCCGGGGTTCTGCACAAGGGCAAGGTCGGATTGGTCATCTGCGACGAG GGCCATCGGCTGAAGAACTCTGACAACCAGACATACCAGGCTCTAAATGCCATGAGTGCTAAGAGGAGAGTCCTGATATCGGGAACTCCCATCCAGAACGACCTGCTGGAGTACTTCAGCCTGGTCCACTTTGTTAATGCTGGGATCCTTG GTACAGCCCAGGAGTTTAAAAAGCGGTTTGAGCTTCCCATCCTCAAGGGTCGAGATGCAGATGCTAGTggtaaagacagagagacaggagaggggAAACTCAAGGAGCTGATCAGCATCGTCAACAG GTGCTTGATAAGGAGAACATCCGATATCTTGTCAAAATATCTTCCTGTGAAAATCGAGCAGGTTGTGTGTTGCAG GCTGACTCCTCTGCAGTCGGAGCTCTATAAGCACTTCCTGCGGCAGGCGAAACCCATTGAGACGTTACAAGAGGGCAAAATAAATgtctcctccctgtcctccatcacATCACTCAAGAAACTGTGCAATC ACCCGGCTCTCATCTATGAGAAGTGTGTGGAGAGGGCAGAGGGCTTTGAGGGGGCACTGGATCTGTTCCCACCCGGTTACTGCACTAAGGCTGTGGAGCCTCAGCTGTCTG GGAAAATGCTGGTTCTTGACTACATTCTGGCGATGACTAGGACTACATCTAGTGACAAGGTGGTGCTTGTCTCCAATTACACTCAAACACTGGACCTCTTTGAAAAGCTTTGCAGATCTAGAAG ATATCTCTATGTTCGTCTGGATGGCACAATGTCCATTAAGAAAAGAGCCAAGATTGTAGAAAGATTCAACAGTCCATCT AATCCAGAGTTCATCTTTATGCTGAGCAGCAAGGCTGGTGGGTGTGGCCTGAATCTGATCGGTGCTAATCGCCTCGTCATGTTTGATCCGGACTGGAACCCGGCCAATGACGAGCAGGCGATGGCACGTGTGTGGAGAGACGGCCAGAAGAAGACCTGCTATATCTACAGACTGCTCTCT aCCGGGACGATCGAGGAGAAGATCCTCCAGCGGCAGGCCCACAAGAAAGCCCTAAGCAGCTGCGTGGTGGACGAGGAGCAGGACGTGGAGCGTCACTTCTCCCTCGGCGAACTCCGAGAACTCTTTACCCTCAACGAGGAGACCACCAGCGACACGCATGACCG gttTCGCTGTCGCCGCTGTGTGAACGGCAGGGAGGTCCGGCCTCCTCCAGACGACTCTGACTGTACCAGCAACCTCTCCCAGTGGAACCACTGCTTCGACAAGAAGGGTCTGAGGGACCAAGTGCTGAAAGCCTCCTGGGACGCTGCCGTTTCCTTCGTCTTCCACCAGCGCTCTCACGAGGACCAGAAGGGTGTCGTATAG